A genome region from Bacteroidota bacterium includes the following:
- a CDS encoding retroviral-like aspartic protease family protein, which yields MQTNVPIEILPIEDDGFHLMIRAKINGKKANLIIDTGASRTVFDETLIKNYLPEEYDNFETNEKLSTGLGTNTMKSSAFNLKSLKIGDLNIKNYIAVILDLTNINDSYTLLGLPKIHGVIGGDLLSKYKAVIYYKAKKLKLTYNETPRRRATGYQLE from the coding sequence ATGCAAACAAACGTACCAATTGAAATATTACCAATTGAAGATGATGGATTTCATCTGATGATCAGGGCAAAAATTAACGGGAAAAAGGCTAATCTTATCATCGATACCGGTGCATCACGAACAGTTTTTGATGAAACCCTGATAAAAAATTATTTGCCTGAAGAATACGATAATTTTGAAACGAATGAGAAATTATCAACCGGACTTGGAACCAATACCATGAAAAGTTCGGCCTTCAATCTAAAATCACTAAAGATTGGCGACTTAAATATCAAAAATTACATCGCTGTAATCCTTGATCTTACTAACATCAATGATTCATACACATTGCTTGGACTTCCCAAAATACATGGAGTTATCGGGGGCGATTTATTAAGTAAATACAAAGCCGTAATTTATTATAAGGCTAAAAAGCTGAAATTAACTTATAATGAAACTCCCCGCCGCAGAGCAACGGGGTATCAATTGGAATAG